In the Armatimonadota bacterium genome, one interval contains:
- a CDS encoding nucleotidyltransferase family protein — MKTEIPEQYAEVFKEALTALNIAKIPYVVGGAYAAWHYTGYCRYTHDLDLYLEKKWVEQASNVLLQVGFLDYGETAAGDREWIFHAIKNQIMVDLIWESPNHLLSVDESFYKRGVEGTFLGIPVRFMPADCLIWTKIFTVNRQRCDWPDIFRIIRSRPGNLDWDFLLLKLGENWQVLLSCIILYEWVYPADADAVPHYIRKELLGRLQKLEIPKEQRSREIILDPWIYTRGVLI, encoded by the coding sequence ATGAAAACAGAAATTCCAGAACAATATGCTGAGGTTTTCAAAGAAGCTTTAACAGCTCTCAATATTGCAAAAATACCTTATGTTGTTGGTGGTGCATACGCTGCCTGGCATTATACAGGATATTGCCGGTACACACATGACCTGGACCTATATCTGGAAAAAAAGTGGGTTGAACAAGCATCAAACGTCCTGCTTCAAGTTGGTTTTTTAGACTATGGGGAAACCGCGGCTGGCGACCGCGAATGGATCTTTCATGCAATTAAAAACCAAATAATGGTAGACCTTATTTGGGAATCTCCAAACCACCTTTTATCTGTAGATGAATCATTTTACAAACGGGGAGTTGAAGGAACCTTCCTAGGCATACCAGTTCGATTCATGCCAGCTGATTGTCTAATCTGGACAAAAATATTTACAGTCAACCGCCAGCGCTGCGATTGGCCTGATATTTTTAGAATTATACGTTCTCGACCAGGAAATCTCGATTGGGATTTCCTACTTTTAAAACTGGGCGAAAATTGGCAAGTATTGCTCTCATGCATTATACTTTATGAATGGGTATATCCTGCCGATGCAGATGCAGTTCCGCATTATATTCGTAAAGAGCTTTTGGGAAGGCTCCAAAAACTTGAAATTCCTAAGGAACAACGTAGTAGGGAAATAATTCTAGACCCATGGATTTATACACGTGGCGTGTTGATATAG